A single genomic interval of Arthrobacter globiformis harbors:
- a CDS encoding DsbA family protein: protein MSPANEPRQSKAERTAEAREKAREIREAQLKKDKRNKLLIGWGIVVAVVAILAVVALVVTTSLKNNAPVADQGPTPANGNVHGGITLLKGTEVAKSSAANVNVADIPSPAASAPATVTAPGAEAEAGKPVKVILYIDFICPVCKNFEATYNETLTKLRDEGKITVEYRALGFLDSRSTTNYSSRAANAAACVVNESPEKYSAFVDALFANQPAEGSAGLSDDELKKLATDAGAKSIDSCVENKTYRPWVKYTTQEAAAVGVTGTPTVLVDGKQWGKGDSAQTEFPAFVEAAIKAKA, encoded by the coding sequence ATGAGCCCCGCAAACGAACCCCGCCAGTCCAAAGCAGAACGCACGGCGGAGGCCCGCGAGAAAGCCCGCGAAATCCGGGAAGCGCAGCTTAAGAAGGACAAGCGAAACAAACTGCTCATTGGCTGGGGCATCGTCGTCGCCGTCGTAGCCATCCTTGCCGTCGTCGCGCTTGTGGTGACCACCAGCCTCAAGAACAACGCCCCGGTGGCGGACCAGGGCCCCACCCCAGCCAACGGAAACGTCCACGGCGGCATCACGCTGCTCAAGGGCACGGAAGTGGCCAAGTCCAGCGCCGCAAACGTGAACGTCGCAGACATCCCGTCGCCGGCGGCCTCAGCGCCTGCAACTGTCACGGCACCCGGTGCGGAAGCCGAGGCCGGCAAGCCGGTGAAGGTGATCCTCTACATCGACTTCATCTGCCCCGTCTGCAAGAACTTCGAGGCGACGTACAACGAGACCCTGACGAAGCTCCGCGACGAAGGCAAGATCACCGTGGAGTACCGGGCCCTGGGCTTCCTGGACAGCCGCTCCACCACCAATTACTCCTCCCGTGCAGCCAATGCCGCTGCCTGCGTGGTGAACGAATCCCCCGAGAAGTACTCGGCGTTTGTGGACGCGCTGTTCGCCAACCAGCCGGCCGAAGGCAGCGCCGGGCTCTCCGACGACGAACTGAAGAAGCTGGCCACGGACGCCGGCGCCAAGAGCATCGACTCCTGCGTCGAGAACAAGACCTACCGTCCCTGGGTCAAGTACACCACCCAGGAAGCCGCAGCCGTTGGCGTGACCGGTACGCCGACGGTCCTCGTGGACGGCAAGCAGTGGGGCAAGGGCGACAGCGCCCAGACGGAATTCCCGGCCTTCGTCGAGGCGGCCATCAAGGCCAAGGCCTAG
- a CDS encoding DUF4032 domain-containing protein yields MTEEHNAQWHDEPTDYGQIGKLPRFEAASANDDKAASVASNLNITAAAADPELLDLPWHIALEDWPAENLAALPRGISRHIVRFAHLGGSVIAIKETSEHVARHEYHMLRKLARLDVPCVEPVAVITGRTTPDGRPLNPVLVTRHLKFSMPYRALFSQMLRKDTLTRLIDAQALLMVRLHLIGFYWGDVSLSNTLFRRDAGAFAAYLVDAETGELYPDLSTGQREYDLEIARVNIAGELMDLLDGGLIEEKVDPVATSELIMESYRRLWTELTAKESFELGERWRVGARIRRLNELGFDVEEYAIKTTQNGSTIQLQPKVVDAGHHMRRLLRLTGLDAQENQARRLLNDMDTFRADNNPEMDEEYSAHLWVSQIFEPIVRSIPRDLSGKLEPAEAVHEVLEHRWYMSEKQERHIPLAEAVQSYIDSILRHRRDEAAIMLNPDTELLKILAVETEESRYGADETEDEYPDVDD; encoded by the coding sequence ATGACCGAGGAACACAACGCGCAGTGGCACGATGAACCCACCGACTACGGGCAGATCGGCAAGCTGCCGCGGTTCGAAGCGGCCAGCGCGAACGACGACAAGGCTGCCTCGGTCGCAAGCAACCTCAACATCACGGCCGCTGCCGCCGACCCCGAGCTCCTCGACCTGCCCTGGCACATAGCGCTCGAAGACTGGCCAGCGGAAAATCTGGCGGCGCTCCCCCGCGGTATCTCCCGGCACATCGTGCGCTTCGCGCACCTCGGCGGCTCCGTCATCGCCATCAAGGAAACGTCCGAGCACGTGGCCCGCCACGAGTACCACATGCTCCGCAAGCTCGCCCGGCTGGATGTGCCTTGCGTGGAGCCCGTCGCCGTCATCACCGGCCGCACCACCCCGGACGGCCGTCCCCTGAACCCGGTCCTCGTGACCCGCCACCTGAAGTTCTCCATGCCGTACCGCGCGCTCTTCTCGCAGATGCTGCGCAAGGACACACTCACCCGGCTCATCGACGCCCAGGCGCTGCTGATGGTCCGCCTGCACCTCATCGGCTTCTACTGGGGCGACGTCTCGCTCTCCAACACCCTGTTCCGCCGGGACGCCGGCGCCTTCGCCGCCTACCTGGTGGACGCCGAAACCGGCGAACTGTACCCGGACCTCTCCACCGGCCAGCGCGAGTACGACCTGGAGATTGCCCGCGTCAACATCGCCGGCGAACTCATGGACCTCCTCGACGGCGGGCTGATCGAGGAGAAGGTGGACCCCGTGGCCACCAGCGAACTCATTATGGAAAGCTACCGGCGCCTGTGGACAGAGCTGACCGCCAAGGAATCCTTCGAACTGGGCGAGCGCTGGCGCGTCGGCGCCCGCATCCGCCGGCTCAACGAGCTCGGATTCGACGTCGAAGAGTACGCGATCAAGACCACCCAGAACGGCTCCACCATCCAGCTGCAGCCCAAGGTCGTCGACGCCGGCCACCACATGCGCCGTCTGCTGCGCCTGACCGGCCTCGACGCCCAGGAGAACCAGGCCCGCCGCCTGCTCAACGACATGGACACCTTCCGGGCCGACAACAACCCGGAGATGGACGAGGAATACAGCGCGCACCTCTGGGTCAGCCAGATCTTCGAGCCGATCGTCAGGTCCATCCCCCGCGACCTCTCCGGAAAGCTCGAACCTGCCGAAGCCGTGCACGAGGTGCTGGAGCACCGCTGGTACATGTCCGAAAAGCAGGAACGGCACATCCCGCTGGCCGAGGCCGTCCAGTCCTACATCGACTCGATCCTGCGCCACCGCCGCGACGAGGCCGCTATCATGCTGAACCCGGACACGGAGTTGCTGAAGATCCTTGCCGTGGAGACCGAGGAATCGCGGTACGGGGCCGATGAGACCGAGGACGAGTATCCCGACGTCGACGACTGA
- a CDS encoding ABC transporter ATP-binding protein encodes MATVTFDNATRLYPGTDKPAVDKLNIEIADGEFLVLVGPSGCGKSTSLRMLAGLEDVNAGRILIGDRDVTDVPPKDRDIAMVFQNYALYPHMTVADNMGFALKIAGVSKEERAERVREAAKLLDLEQYLDRKPKALSGGQRQRVAMGRAIVRNPQVFLMDEPLSNLDAKLRVQTRTQIASLTRRLGVTTVYVTHDQVEAMTMGDRVAVLKDGLLMQVDTPRNLYDRPKNVFVAGFIGSPAMNLLELPVVDGGVQFGGTVYPVPRNILEEAHGATVTLGSRPEDLETAPQGEGIQVEVDVVEELGADAYVYGHTTLDGKSHDIVARVDGRRPPMKGESLWVRPQSGHVHLFDTKTGERLGD; translated from the coding sequence GTGGCAACAGTTACTTTTGACAACGCTACGCGTCTGTACCCGGGCACAGATAAGCCCGCTGTTGACAAGCTCAACATTGAAATCGCCGACGGCGAATTTCTGGTCCTCGTTGGACCCTCCGGTTGCGGTAAGTCCACCTCCCTGCGCATGCTCGCAGGCCTCGAGGACGTCAACGCCGGCCGGATCCTCATTGGCGACCGCGACGTCACCGACGTTCCGCCGAAAGACCGCGACATCGCGATGGTTTTCCAGAACTACGCCCTGTACCCGCACATGACTGTTGCGGACAACATGGGCTTCGCCCTGAAGATTGCTGGCGTCAGCAAGGAAGAGCGCGCCGAGCGGGTCCGCGAAGCCGCAAAGCTCCTGGACCTTGAGCAGTACCTGGACCGCAAGCCGAAGGCACTCTCCGGCGGTCAGCGCCAGCGTGTTGCAATGGGCCGCGCCATCGTGCGTAACCCGCAGGTCTTCCTCATGGACGAGCCGCTCTCCAACCTTGACGCCAAGCTCCGCGTGCAGACCCGTACCCAGATTGCTTCCCTCACCCGCCGTCTGGGCGTCACCACCGTTTACGTGACCCACGACCAGGTTGAGGCCATGACCATGGGCGACCGCGTTGCGGTGCTCAAGGACGGTCTCCTCATGCAGGTGGACACCCCGCGAAACCTGTACGACCGCCCCAAGAACGTCTTCGTTGCAGGCTTCATTGGCTCCCCCGCCATGAACCTCCTCGAACTTCCCGTGGTCGACGGCGGCGTCCAGTTCGGCGGCACCGTTTACCCGGTACCGCGCAACATCCTCGAAGAGGCACACGGTGCCACTGTCACCCTGGGCAGCCGCCCCGAAGACCTCGAGACCGCACCCCAGGGCGAAGGCATCCAGGTTGAGGTCGACGTCGTCGAAGAACTAGGCGCCGACGCTTACGTCTACGGCCACACCACGCTGGACGGCAAGAGCCACGACATCGTGGCTCGCGTCGACGGCCGCCGCCCCCCGATGAAGGGCGAGTCCCTCTGGGTCCGTCCGCAGTCCGGCCACGTGCACCTGTTCGACACCAAGACCGGCGAGCGCCTGGGCGACTAG
- the otsB gene encoding trehalose-phosphatase codes for MTPEAEHTGEAGSTRLTLSPELLEAVRRIAGTDHLLVALDFDGTISPIVDHAGDARPLPRSAAAFAELSSLPRTTTALISGRALDSLRAVASPPEETLLIGSHGAEAWLGPGSVPLTLDPSQLSLLDEVRGVLAEIVALAPGTVLEEKPAGVVLHTRLAADDVAEDAVAAARAALQDRPGVYLKNGKRVLETSVVHASKGEGVDFLRQATGATGVLFAGDDTTDEDALARLGQHDVGVKVGLDFTQAQFRVEAPVHIAELLEALLRERRQAVTAG; via the coding sequence ATGACTCCTGAGGCAGAGCACACCGGCGAGGCCGGCAGCACCCGGCTGACACTGTCCCCCGAACTGCTGGAGGCGGTGCGCCGCATCGCCGGCACGGACCACCTGCTGGTGGCCTTGGACTTCGACGGCACCATCTCCCCCATCGTGGACCATGCCGGGGATGCACGCCCGCTCCCGCGGTCCGCGGCCGCCTTCGCGGAGTTAAGCTCCCTGCCGCGGACGACGACGGCCCTCATCTCCGGCAGGGCACTGGACAGCCTGCGCGCGGTCGCCTCCCCGCCGGAGGAGACCCTGCTGATCGGCAGCCACGGTGCCGAGGCATGGCTGGGTCCGGGCTCTGTGCCGCTGACCCTCGACCCTTCGCAGCTGTCGCTCCTCGACGAGGTCAGGGGGGTCCTGGCGGAGATCGTGGCGCTTGCCCCCGGTACAGTCCTGGAAGAAAAGCCCGCCGGCGTGGTGCTACATACGCGCCTGGCGGCGGATGACGTTGCAGAGGATGCCGTCGCGGCTGCCCGTGCCGCGCTCCAGGACCGCCCAGGGGTCTACCTCAAGAACGGCAAACGGGTCCTTGAGACATCCGTGGTGCACGCATCCAAGGGTGAGGGCGTTGACTTCCTGCGGCAGGCCACCGGCGCCACGGGCGTGCTGTTCGCGGGCGATGACACCACCGACGAGGACGCCCTGGCCCGCCTCGGGCAGCACGACGTCGGCGTGAAGGTGGGCCTCGACTTCACCCAGGCGCAGTTCCGGGTTGAGGCGCCGGTGCACATCGCAGAACTCCTCGAGGCGCTGCTGCGCGAACGCCGGCAGGCCGTCACTGCCGGATAG